The following coding sequences are from one Scomber japonicus isolate fScoJap1 chromosome 3, fScoJap1.pri, whole genome shotgun sequence window:
- the dgkab gene encoding diacylglycerol kinase, alpha b, whose translation MASSDDAEGSLTPVDFIQLQHYMEYSTLRVRDVIKEFHAGGRLAQHSFGECVDSVGFCLFLKTYLEVDNFPADFCQRLFHYFQHAEQDGSTKSSLPKGGGVFLRDVSCYFSVLEDGQPREKLEFTFKLYDKDCNGLLDSSEVDRIITQMMRAADYLGWDVTELRPVLKDMMTAIDVDDSGTVTLEEWVKGGMTNVPLLVLLGLKMTERDGQHIWRMKHFNKPTYCSVCQSMLLGLGKQGLCCTCCKYTVHSQCANKNPEPCTRTFVKSKKEIGIAAHDWVRADCNSTKCQVCHKKIKTLAGRRCVWCQEMRHDECVFTGISTCDCGPFKDHILPPWAIYTVSKEEDTSLLNVTPDGHILQIVPIPDTHPLLVFVNPKSGGKQGERVLRKFQYLLNPRQVYNLSNGGPAPGLHFFHNLREYRILVCGGDGTVGWLLDAIDKADLQVHPPVAVLPLGTGNDLARCLRWGGGYEGSDLKDILKEIDNSEVVPMDRWSIQVIPVDPQAVGDPVPYEIINNYFSIGVDASIAHRFHSMREKHPERFNSRMKNKLWYFEFATTETISASCKKLKECLTIECCGRNVDLSSVSLEGIAVLNIPSMHGGSNLWGESKKPDSVAEADCEVITDRELLKTISQSMSDKRLEVVGLEGAMEMGQIYTGLKSAGLRLAQTSKITIRTFKPLPMQVDGEPWMQPPCTIHITHKNQANMLMAAPTKPSGFFHLK comes from the exons ATGGCTTCATCCGATGATGCAGAAGGGTCTCTGACTCCTGTGGATTTCATCCAGCTGCAGCACTACATGGAAT ACAGCACTTTGAGGGTGAGAGATGTGATTAAGGAGTTTCACGCCGGGGGTCGGCTGGCCCAGCACAGCTTCGGAGAG TGTGTCGACTCTGTGGGGTTTTGTCTATTTCTCAAGACCTACCTAGAAGTGGATAACTTTCCTGCAGATTTTTGCCAACGGCTTTTTCACTATTTCCAACACGCAGAGCAGGATGGCTCCACAAAAAGCTCTCTTCCCAAAGGAG GCGGGGTCTTTCTTCGTGATGTGTCTTGTTACTTCTCGGTGCTGGAGGACGGACAGCCACGGGAGAAGCTTGAAT TTACTTTCAAACTTTACGACAAAGATTGTAACGGACTCCTGGACAGCTCT GAAGTGGATCGTATAATCACTCAGATGATGCGAGCTGCTGATTACCTGGGCTGGGATGTGACTGAACTCAGACCT GTGCTCAAGGACATGATGACAGCGATCGATGTGGATGACAGCGGCACTGTCACGCTGGAGGAGTGGGTGAAGGGAGGCATGACTAATGTGCCTTTACTTGTTCTGCTCGGACTGAAG ATGACAGAGAGGGACGGGCAGCATATTTGGAGGATGAAGCATTTCAACAAGCCAACCTACTGTAGTGTGTGTCAGAGCATGCTGCTCGGACTCGGGAAGCAGGGACTCTGCTGCACCT GTTGCAAGTACACCGTCCACAGTCAGTGTGCCAACAAGAATCCTGAACCCTGCACTCGTACCTTTGTCAAATCTAAAAAAGAGATTGGT ATAGCGGCTCATGACTGGGTCAGAGCTGACTGCAACTCCACAAAGTGTCAGGTCTGCCATAAGAAGATCAAAACTTTAGCAGGGAGGCGTTGCGTGTGGTGCCAGGAAATG cGTCACGATGAGTGTGTTTTCACTGGAATATCAACCTGTGATTGTGGGCCATTCAAAGATCATATACTCCCTCCATGGGCCATTTACACTGTCTCAAAG GAGGAGGACACCAGCCTGCTGAATGTCACCCCTGATGGCCACATCCTGCAG ATTGTACCAATTCCAGACACCCACCCTCTGCTGGTGTTTGTAAATCCTAAAAGTGGAGGAAAGCAGGGTGAAAG AGTGCTCCGGAAATTTCAATACCTGCTAAATCCACGTCAAGTGTACAACCTGTCTAATGGAGGCCCTGCCCCGGG ACTACATTTCTTCCATAATCTGCGTGAGTACAGGATCTTGGTGTGTGGAGGAGACGGCACGGTCGGGTGGCTCCTGGATGCTATAG ACAAAGCGGACCTCCAGGTGCATCCTCCAGTGGCTGTCCTACCTCTGGGCACAGGGAACGACTTGGCCCGCTGTCTGCGCTGGGGAGGAG GATATGAGGGGTCTGATTTGAAAGACATCCTGAAGGAGATCGACAACAGTGAGGTGGTTCCCATGGACCGCTGGAGCATCCAGGTGATACCAGTTGATCCTCAAGCAGTAGGAGACCCCGTGCCCTACGAGATCATCAACAACTACTTCTCCATTGGAGTG GATGCTTCTATTGCTCATCGTTTCCACTCCATGAGAGAGAAACACCCAGAGAGGTTCAACAGCAG aATGAAGAACAAACTTTGGTACTTTGAATTTGCGACTACTGAGACCATCTCTGCCTCTTGCAAGAAGCTCAAGGAGTGTCTCACTATTGAG TGCTGTGGCAGAAACGTGGACTTGAGCAGTGTGTCTTTGGAGGGCATTGCTGTCCTCAATATACCGAGCATGCATGGAGGCTCCAACCTCTGGGGTGAATCCAAGAAGCCTGATAGCGTGGCAGAGGCGGACTGTGAGGTCATCACTGACCGTGAACTCCTGAAAACGATCTCACAAA GTATGAGCGATAAGCGTCTGGAGGTGGTGGGGCTGGAAGGAGCCATGGAGATGGGACAGATCTACACTGGACTGAAGAGCGCTGGGCTCAGACTGGCACAGACCTCTAAAATTa
- the stx16 gene encoding syntaxin-16 isoform X1, with protein MATRRLTDAFLLMRNNAIQNRQILAEQLADDRMALVSGISLDPEAAIGVTKKLPPKWIEGVDEIQYEITRVRQKMKELASLHDKHMNRPTLDDSSEEEHAIEITTQEITQMFHRCQRAVTGMQSRCGHCTEQEERLLRNVVSSLAQSLQELSTNFRHTQSSYLKRMKNREERSKHFFDSGPLMEEDEELAVYDKGFTDDQLMLVEQNTVMVEEREREIRQIVQSISDLNEIFRDLATMVVEQGTVLDRIDFNVEQACVKTDDGLKQLQKAEQYQKKNRKMLVILILFIIVIVLIIILFGTKF; from the exons ATGGCCACAAGGCGTCTAACCGATGCCTTCTTGTTAATGCGGAACAATGCGATCCAAAACCGGCAGATATTGGCTGAGCAA ttggcTGATGATCGGATGGCGCTGGTGTCAGGAATTAGTCTGGATCCTGAGGCTGCCATCGGTGTCACCAAGAAACTGCCTCCCAAATGGATAGAGGGAGTCGATGAA ATCCAGTATGAAATCACACGGGTTCGGCAGAAGATGAAGGAACTGGCTTCACTTCATGACAAGCATATGAATCGTCCCACACTGGATGACAGTAGCGAAGAAGAGCATGCTATAGAAATCACGACTCAGGAGATCACACAG ATGTTTCATCGATGCCAGCGAGCTGTAACAGGTATGCAGTCTCGCTGTGGCCACTGCACTGAGCAGGAGGAGAGACTGCTGAGAAACGTGGTGTCATCTCTGGCACAGAGTCTGCAAGAACTGTCTACCAATTTCAGGCACACACAGTCCAGCTACCTGAAAC GTATGAAGAATCGTGAGGAGAGATCAAAGCACTTTTTTGACTCAGGACCTCTAatggaagaagatgaagagttAGCTGTATATGACAAg gGGTTCACAGATGACCAGCTGATGCTAGTGGAGCAGAACACAGTAATGGTTgaagaacgagagagagagataagacAGATTGTGCAGTCCATCTCAGATCTCAATGAGATTTTCCGGGACTTGGCTACGATGGTGGTGGAGCAG gGCACCGTTCTCGACAGAATCGACTTCAATGTGGAGCAAGCTTGTGTTAAAACAGATGATGGATTGAAACAGTTACAAAAG GCAGAACAGTaccagaagaaaaacagaaagatgcTGGTCATTTTGATCCTCTTCATCATAGTCATTGTTCTAATTATTATCCTTTTTGGAACAAAGTTTTAA
- the stx16 gene encoding syntaxin-16 isoform X2: MATRRLTDAFLLMRNNAIQNRQILAEQVSTNDPRLSTRSNAAELDELADDRMALVSGISLDPEAAIGVTKKLPPKWIEGVDEIQYEITRVRQKMKELASLHDKHMNRPTLDDSSEEEHAIEITTQEITQMFHRCQRAVTGMQSRCGHCTEQEERLLRNVVSSLAQSLQELSTNFRHTQSSYLKRMKNREERSKHFFDSGPLMEEDEELAVYDKGFTDDQLMLVEQNTVMVEEREREIRQIVQSISDLNEIFRDLATMVVEQGTVLDRIDFNVEQACVKTDDGLKQLQKAEQYQKKNRKMLVILILFIIVIVLIIILFGTKF, translated from the exons ATGGCCACAAGGCGTCTAACCGATGCCTTCTTGTTAATGCGGAACAATGCGATCCAAAACCGGCAGATATTGGCTGAGCAAGTGAGTACAAACGACCCCCGTCTGAGTACACGTAGCAATGCTGCG GAGCTTGATGAG ttggcTGATGATCGGATGGCGCTGGTGTCAGGAATTAGTCTGGATCCTGAGGCTGCCATCGGTGTCACCAAGAAACTGCCTCCCAAATGGATAGAGGGAGTCGATGAA ATCCAGTATGAAATCACACGGGTTCGGCAGAAGATGAAGGAACTGGCTTCACTTCATGACAAGCATATGAATCGTCCCACACTGGATGACAGTAGCGAAGAAGAGCATGCTATAGAAATCACGACTCAGGAGATCACACAG ATGTTTCATCGATGCCAGCGAGCTGTAACAGGTATGCAGTCTCGCTGTGGCCACTGCACTGAGCAGGAGGAGAGACTGCTGAGAAACGTGGTGTCATCTCTGGCACAGAGTCTGCAAGAACTGTCTACCAATTTCAGGCACACACAGTCCAGCTACCTGAAAC GTATGAAGAATCGTGAGGAGAGATCAAAGCACTTTTTTGACTCAGGACCTCTAatggaagaagatgaagagttAGCTGTATATGACAAg gGGTTCACAGATGACCAGCTGATGCTAGTGGAGCAGAACACAGTAATGGTTgaagaacgagagagagagataagacAGATTGTGCAGTCCATCTCAGATCTCAATGAGATTTTCCGGGACTTGGCTACGATGGTGGTGGAGCAG gGCACCGTTCTCGACAGAATCGACTTCAATGTGGAGCAAGCTTGTGTTAAAACAGATGATGGATTGAAACAGTTACAAAAG GCAGAACAGTaccagaagaaaaacagaaagatgcTGGTCATTTTGATCCTCTTCATCATAGTCATTGTTCTAATTATTATCCTTTTTGGAACAAAGTTTTAA
- the LOC128355536 gene encoding EEF1A lysine methyltransferase 3-like, producing the protein MISAGDEDDPFPVDDCLFAETFYQDNVYNLIGQELKIRQLFGANLGVAAAVWEAALHLCGYLEEQSVEFKGKRIIELGAGTGVVGIVAARLGAVVTLTDLPLALPQLETNVSANMPSSGWPSAPPTILPLSWGEDHMNFPSDWDVVLCADIIYLPETYPLLLETLAHLCKSGAVVYLSSKMRKEHGTPDFYEEYLPSRFNVRLVHRDDKQNNNIYRAALRKDQ; encoded by the exons ATGATTAGTGCCGGAGATGAAGACGACCCGTTCCCTGTTGACGACTGTCTGTTCGCTGAAACTTTTTATCAGGATAATGTTTATAATTTAATAGGTCAAGAGCTGAAGATAAGACAGTTGTTCGGTGCCAACCTCGGCGTGGCTGCCGCTGTGTGGGAGGCT GCTTTACACCTGTGTGGTTACTTGGAGGAGCAGTCTGTGGAGTTTAAAGGAAAGCGCATCATAGAGCTGGGAGCAGGGACTGGTGTGGTCGGTATTGTGGCAGCACGCCTAG GTGCAGTTGTGACCCTTACAGACCTTCCTTTGGCTCTTCCACAACTTGAGACCAACGTCTCTGCTAACATGCCGTCCAGTGGTTGGCCCTCTGCCCCTCCCAccatcctccctctgtcctgGGGTGAGGACCACATGAACTTCCCCTCTGACTGGGATGTGGTGCTTTGTGCAGATATAATTTACCTCCCAGAGACGTACCCACTGCTTTTGGAGACACTTGCTCATTTGTGCAAGAGCGGTGCTGTGGTATATCTGTCGTCCAAAATGCGAAAAGAGCACGGAACACCAGATTTCTATGAAGAATATCTGCCAAGCAGATTTAATGTTAGGCTTGTGCACCGTGacgacaaacaaaacaataatatcTACAGGGCAGCTCTAAGGAAAGACCAATGA
- the cnpy2 gene encoding protein canopy homolog 2, whose protein sequence is MREAAFLLTAFVIPCLLLSSCQAARQGQDIRCGACRALVDEMEWAISQIDPKKMIQTGSFRINPDGSQSIKEVPLARSEGNLMELMEMVCERMEDYGERTDSSTNRKSYMRVKSRNGEPMDLAETTLDSRVTASLKFSCETIVEQHEDEIIEFFAHETDNVKDKLCSKRTDLCDHALKIPHDEL, encoded by the exons ATGAGAGAAGCTGCTTTCCTGCTCACAGCGTTTGTGATTCCGTGTCTCCTTCTGAGCTCCTGCCAGGCAGCCAGACAAGGACAAGACATCAGATGTGGAG CCTGTAGGGCTCTGGTAGATGAGATGGAGTGGGCCATCTCGCAGATAGATCCGAAGAAGATGATCCAGACCGGCTCCTTCAGGATCAACCCAGACGGCAGCCAGTCCATCAAAGAG GTTCCTCTGGCGCGGTCAGAGGGAAACCTCATGGAGCTGATGGAGATGGTGTGTGAGAGAATGGAGGACTATGGCGAGCGCACAGATTCCTccacaaacaggaagtcctaCATGAGGGTCAAATCTCGGAATGGGGAGCCCATGGACCTCGCCGAGACCACGCTGGATTCAAGAGTTACAGCCAGTTTAAAATTTTCA tgtgaaacGATTGTTGAGCAGCATGAAGATGAAATCATCGAGTTCTTCGCTCATGAGACAGATAATGTCAAAGACAAGCTCTGCAGCAAGAGAACAG ATCTCTGTGACCACGCTCTGAAAATTCCCCATGACGAACTTTGA